A part of Scleropages formosus chromosome 3, fSclFor1.1, whole genome shotgun sequence genomic DNA contains:
- the LOC108922548 gene encoding E3 ubiquitin-protein ligase SMURF1 isoform X4 — MSNPAGTRRSGSSIKIRLTVLCAKNLAKKDFFRLPDPFAKVVVDGSGQCHSTDTVKSTLDPKWNQHYDLYVGKADSITISVWNHKKIHKKQGAGFLGCVRLLSNAISRMKDTGYQRLDLCKLTPSDSDTVRGQIIVSLQTRDRIGGGGPVVDCRGLLESEGPVFEDSGPGRPLSCFMEEPLPYTDSTGAAGGGGSGCRIPESPNQELQTQRIRTQEGRGGHGHTPQSRPHGHQSPDLPEGYEQRTTIQGQVYFLHTQTGVSTWHDPRIPRDLNSVSCEDLGPLPPGWEVRSTVSGRIYFVDHNNRTTQFTDPRLHHILSQHSQAKESSQALPMQTEGPAEEGGGSSGEGELSMRCERDLVQKLKLLRHELSLQQPQAGHCRIEVSRQEIFEESYRQIMKMRAKDLKKRLMVKFRGEEGLDYGGVAREWLYLLCHEMLNPYYGLFQYSTDNIYTLQINPDSSINPDHLSYFHFVGRIMGLAVFHGHYINGGFTLPFYKQLLGKPIQLCDLETVDPELHKSLVWILENDITPVLDHTFCVEHNAYGKFLQHELKPNGRNVPVTEENKKEYVRLYVNWRFMRGIEAQFLALQKGFNELIPQHLLKPFDNKELELIIGGLGKIDLNDWKANTRLKHCTPDSNVVKWFWQAMETFDEERRGRLLQFVTGSTRVPLQGFKALQGSAGPRLFTIHLIDANTDNLPKAHTCFNRIDIPPYESYEKLYEKLLTAVEETCGFAVE; from the exons tGTTGTGTGCCAAGAACCTGGCGAAGAAAGACTTCTTCC GATTACCAGACCCCTTTGCCAAGGTGGTGGTGGACGGATCGGGACAGTGTCACTCCACCGACACGGTGAAGAGCACGTTGGATCCGAAGTGGAACCAGCACTATGATCT GTATGTGGGGAAGGCAGACTCCATCACCATTAGCGTGTGGAACCACAAGAAGATCCACAAGAAACAAGGAGCAGGCTTCCTGGGCTGCGTGCGCCTCCTCTCCAATGCCATCAGCCGCATGAAGGACACCGGGT ACCAGCGGCTGGACCTGTGCAAGCTCACTCCCAGTGACAGCGACACAGTTCGAGGCCAAATCATTG TAAGCCTTCAGACCCGTGATCGGATAGGAGGCGGAGGGCCTGTGGTGGACTGCCGGGGACTTCTGGAGAGTGAAGG ACCTGTCTTTGAGGACTCAGGACCAGGCAGGCCACTCAGCTGCTTCATGGAGGAGCCACTGCCCTATACAGACAGCACTGGTGCTGCTGGCGGCGGGGGGAGTGGCTGCCGCATCCCAGAATCACCCAATCAGGAGCTTCAGACACAGCGAATCAGAACCCAAGAGGGCAGAGGAGGGCATGGACACACCCCTCAAAGCCGGCCACACGGACATCAGTCACCAGACCTGCCTGAGGGTTATG AACAAAGGACAACCATCCAAGGCCAAGTTTACTTCCTGCACACCCAGACCGGCGTCAGCACCTGGCACGACCCACGGATACCACG GGACCTCAACAGTGTGAGTTGTGAAGATCTAGGACCACTGCCTCCGGGCTGGGAGGTCAGGAGCACAGTGTCAGGAAGGATTTATTTTGTGGACCATAATAACAGAACGACGCAGTTCACGGATCCCAGACTGCACCACATACTGAG TCAGCACTCGCAGGCCAAGGAGTCAAGTCAGGCTTTGCCTATGCAGACGGAAGGCCCAGCGGAGGAGGGGGGTGGCAGCAGCGGCGAGGGTGAGCTCTCCATGCGCTGTGAGCGGGACCTCGTCCAGAAACTGAAGCTGTTGCGCCATGAGCTGTCCCTGCAGCAGCCGCAGGCGGGTCACTGCCGTATTGAGGTGTCCCGCCAGGAGATTTTTGAG GAGTCTTACAGACAGATTATGAAAATGAGAGCGAAGGACCTGAAGAAGCGGCTGATGGTCAAGTTCCGTGGTGAAGAGGGTCTAGACTATGGCGGTGTGGCCAG GGAATGGCTCTATCTCCTCTGCCATGAGATGTTGAACCCGTACTACGGCCTCTTCCAGTACTCCACAGACAACATCTACACTCTGCAGATAAACCCAGACTCCTCCATCAATCCC GACCACCTTTCCTACTTCCACTTTGTGGGACGCATCATGGGCCTGGCTGTGTTTCACGGACACTACATCAACGGGGGCTTCACGCTGCCCTTCTACAAACAGCTGCTGGGGAAGCCCATCCAGCTATGTGACCTGGAGACGGTGGACCCTGAGCTGCACAAGAGCTTAGTGTGGATCTT AGAGAATGACATCACTCCTGTTCTGGACCACACTTTCTGTGTGGAGCACAATGCTTATGGTAAATTCCTCCAGCACGAACTGAAACCCAACGGGAGGAACGTCCCTGTTACGGAGGAGAACAAAAAAGAGTATGTGAG GCTCTATGTGAACTGGAGGTTCATGAGGGGAATCGAAGCCCAGTTCCTGGCCCTGCAGAAAGGCTTCAACGAGTTAATCCCACAACATCTGCTGAAGCCTTTTGACAACAAGGAACTTGAG CTAATCATCGGGGGTCTGGGAAAGATTGATCTGAATGACTGGAAGGCCAACACGCGGTTGAAGCACTGCACACCTGACAGCAACGTGGTCAAGTGGTTCTGGCAGGCCATGGAGACCTTTGACGAGGAGCGGAGGGGTCGGCTGCTCCAGTTCGTCACAGGCTCCACGCGTGTCCCCCTACAGGGCTTCAAGGCGCTACAAG GTTCTGCAGGGCCGAGACTCTTTACTATCCACCTGATCGACGCGAACACGGACAACCTACCCAAAGCTCACACGTG TTTCAACCGGATTGACATCCCGCCATACGAGTCATATGAGAAGCTGTACGAGAAGCTCTTGACGGCTGTGGAAGAGACGTGCGGCTTCGCAGTAGAGTGA
- the LOC108922548 gene encoding E3 ubiquitin-protein ligase SMURF1 isoform X3 produces MSNPAGTRRSGSSIKIRLTVLCAKNLAKKDFFRLPDPFAKVVVDGSGQCHSTDTVKSTLDPKWNQHYDLYVGKADSITISVWNHKKIHKKQGAGFLGCVRLLSNAISRMKDTGYQRLDLCKLTPSDSDTVRGQIIVSLQTRDRIGGGGPVVDCRGLLESEGPVFEDSGPGRPLSCFMEEPLPYTDSTGAAGGGGSGCRIPESPNQELQTQRIRTQEGRGGHGHTPQSRPHGHQSPDLPEGYEQRTTIQGQVYFLHTQTGVSTWHDPRIPRDLNSVSCEDLGPLPPGWEVRSTVSGRIYFVDHNNRTTQFTDPRLHHILSQHSQAKESSQALPMQTEGPAEEGGGSSGEGELSMRCERDLVQKLKLLRHELSLQQPQAGHCRIEVSRQEIFEESYRQIMKMRAKDLKKRLMVKFRGEEGLDYGGVAREWLYLLCHEMLNPYYGLFQYSTDNIYTLQINPDSSINPDHLSYFHFVGRIMGLAVFHGHYINGGFTLPFYKQLLGKPIQLCDLETVDPELHKSLVWILENDITPVLDHTFCVEHNAYGKFLQHELKPNGRNVPVTEENKKEYVRLYVNWRFMRGIEAQFLALQKGFNELIPQHLLKPFDNKELELIIGGLGKIDLNDWKANTRLKHCTPDSNVVKWFWQAMETFDEERRGRLLQFVTGSTRVPLQGFKALQGSTGSAGPRLFTIHLIDANTDNLPKAHTCFNRIDIPPYESYEKLYEKLLTAVEETCGFAVE; encoded by the exons tGTTGTGTGCCAAGAACCTGGCGAAGAAAGACTTCTTCC GATTACCAGACCCCTTTGCCAAGGTGGTGGTGGACGGATCGGGACAGTGTCACTCCACCGACACGGTGAAGAGCACGTTGGATCCGAAGTGGAACCAGCACTATGATCT GTATGTGGGGAAGGCAGACTCCATCACCATTAGCGTGTGGAACCACAAGAAGATCCACAAGAAACAAGGAGCAGGCTTCCTGGGCTGCGTGCGCCTCCTCTCCAATGCCATCAGCCGCATGAAGGACACCGGGT ACCAGCGGCTGGACCTGTGCAAGCTCACTCCCAGTGACAGCGACACAGTTCGAGGCCAAATCATTG TAAGCCTTCAGACCCGTGATCGGATAGGAGGCGGAGGGCCTGTGGTGGACTGCCGGGGACTTCTGGAGAGTGAAGG ACCTGTCTTTGAGGACTCAGGACCAGGCAGGCCACTCAGCTGCTTCATGGAGGAGCCACTGCCCTATACAGACAGCACTGGTGCTGCTGGCGGCGGGGGGAGTGGCTGCCGCATCCCAGAATCACCCAATCAGGAGCTTCAGACACAGCGAATCAGAACCCAAGAGGGCAGAGGAGGGCATGGACACACCCCTCAAAGCCGGCCACACGGACATCAGTCACCAGACCTGCCTGAGGGTTATG AACAAAGGACAACCATCCAAGGCCAAGTTTACTTCCTGCACACCCAGACCGGCGTCAGCACCTGGCACGACCCACGGATACCACG GGACCTCAACAGTGTGAGTTGTGAAGATCTAGGACCACTGCCTCCGGGCTGGGAGGTCAGGAGCACAGTGTCAGGAAGGATTTATTTTGTGGACCATAATAACAGAACGACGCAGTTCACGGATCCCAGACTGCACCACATACTGAG TCAGCACTCGCAGGCCAAGGAGTCAAGTCAGGCTTTGCCTATGCAGACGGAAGGCCCAGCGGAGGAGGGGGGTGGCAGCAGCGGCGAGGGTGAGCTCTCCATGCGCTGTGAGCGGGACCTCGTCCAGAAACTGAAGCTGTTGCGCCATGAGCTGTCCCTGCAGCAGCCGCAGGCGGGTCACTGCCGTATTGAGGTGTCCCGCCAGGAGATTTTTGAG GAGTCTTACAGACAGATTATGAAAATGAGAGCGAAGGACCTGAAGAAGCGGCTGATGGTCAAGTTCCGTGGTGAAGAGGGTCTAGACTATGGCGGTGTGGCCAG GGAATGGCTCTATCTCCTCTGCCATGAGATGTTGAACCCGTACTACGGCCTCTTCCAGTACTCCACAGACAACATCTACACTCTGCAGATAAACCCAGACTCCTCCATCAATCCC GACCACCTTTCCTACTTCCACTTTGTGGGACGCATCATGGGCCTGGCTGTGTTTCACGGACACTACATCAACGGGGGCTTCACGCTGCCCTTCTACAAACAGCTGCTGGGGAAGCCCATCCAGCTATGTGACCTGGAGACGGTGGACCCTGAGCTGCACAAGAGCTTAGTGTGGATCTT AGAGAATGACATCACTCCTGTTCTGGACCACACTTTCTGTGTGGAGCACAATGCTTATGGTAAATTCCTCCAGCACGAACTGAAACCCAACGGGAGGAACGTCCCTGTTACGGAGGAGAACAAAAAAGAGTATGTGAG GCTCTATGTGAACTGGAGGTTCATGAGGGGAATCGAAGCCCAGTTCCTGGCCCTGCAGAAAGGCTTCAACGAGTTAATCCCACAACATCTGCTGAAGCCTTTTGACAACAAGGAACTTGAG CTAATCATCGGGGGTCTGGGAAAGATTGATCTGAATGACTGGAAGGCCAACACGCGGTTGAAGCACTGCACACCTGACAGCAACGTGGTCAAGTGGTTCTGGCAGGCCATGGAGACCTTTGACGAGGAGCGGAGGGGTCGGCTGCTCCAGTTCGTCACAGGCTCCACGCGTGTCCCCCTACAGGGCTTCAAGGCGCTACAAG gcTCTACAGGTTCTGCAGGGCCGAGACTCTTTACTATCCACCTGATCGACGCGAACACGGACAACCTACCCAAAGCTCACACGTG TTTCAACCGGATTGACATCCCGCCATACGAGTCATATGAGAAGCTGTACGAGAAGCTCTTGACGGCTGTGGAAGAGACGTGCGGCTTCGCAGTAGAGTGA
- the LOC108922548 gene encoding E3 ubiquitin-protein ligase SMURF1 isoform X2 → MSNPAGTRRSGSSIKIRLTVLCAKNLAKKDFFRFQVMNACLWTHRTFCATGLPDPFAKVVVDGSGQCHSTDTVKSTLDPKWNQHYDLYVGKADSITISVWNHKKIHKKQGAGFLGCVRLLSNAISRMKDTGYQRLDLCKLTPSDSDTVRGQIIVSLQTRDRIGGGGPVVDCRGLLESEGPVFEDSGPGRPLSCFMEEPLPYTDSTGAAGGGGSGCRIPESPNQELQTQRIRTQEGRGGHGHTPQSRPHGHQSPDLPEGYEQRTTIQGQVYFLHTQTGVSTWHDPRIPRDLNSVSCEDLGPLPPGWEVRSTVSGRIYFVDHNNRTTQFTDPRLHHILSQHSQAKESSQALPMQTEGPAEEGGGSSGEGELSMRCERDLVQKLKLLRHELSLQQPQAGHCRIEVSRQEIFEESYRQIMKMRAKDLKKRLMVKFRGEEGLDYGGVAREWLYLLCHEMLNPYYGLFQYSTDNIYTLQINPDSSINPDHLSYFHFVGRIMGLAVFHGHYINGGFTLPFYKQLLGKPIQLCDLETVDPELHKSLVWILENDITPVLDHTFCVEHNAYGKFLQHELKPNGRNVPVTEENKKEYVRLYVNWRFMRGIEAQFLALQKGFNELIPQHLLKPFDNKELELIIGGLGKIDLNDWKANTRLKHCTPDSNVVKWFWQAMETFDEERRGRLLQFVTGSTRVPLQGFKALQGSAGPRLFTIHLIDANTDNLPKAHTCFNRIDIPPYESYEKLYEKLLTAVEETCGFAVE, encoded by the exons tGTTGTGTGCCAAGAACCTGGCGAAGAAAGACTTCTTCC GGTTCCAAGTGATGAAcgcgtgtctttggactcacCGCACATTCTGTGCCACAGGATTACCAGACCCCTTTGCCAAGGTGGTGGTGGACGGATCGGGACAGTGTCACTCCACCGACACGGTGAAGAGCACGTTGGATCCGAAGTGGAACCAGCACTATGATCT GTATGTGGGGAAGGCAGACTCCATCACCATTAGCGTGTGGAACCACAAGAAGATCCACAAGAAACAAGGAGCAGGCTTCCTGGGCTGCGTGCGCCTCCTCTCCAATGCCATCAGCCGCATGAAGGACACCGGGT ACCAGCGGCTGGACCTGTGCAAGCTCACTCCCAGTGACAGCGACACAGTTCGAGGCCAAATCATTG TAAGCCTTCAGACCCGTGATCGGATAGGAGGCGGAGGGCCTGTGGTGGACTGCCGGGGACTTCTGGAGAGTGAAGG ACCTGTCTTTGAGGACTCAGGACCAGGCAGGCCACTCAGCTGCTTCATGGAGGAGCCACTGCCCTATACAGACAGCACTGGTGCTGCTGGCGGCGGGGGGAGTGGCTGCCGCATCCCAGAATCACCCAATCAGGAGCTTCAGACACAGCGAATCAGAACCCAAGAGGGCAGAGGAGGGCATGGACACACCCCTCAAAGCCGGCCACACGGACATCAGTCACCAGACCTGCCTGAGGGTTATG AACAAAGGACAACCATCCAAGGCCAAGTTTACTTCCTGCACACCCAGACCGGCGTCAGCACCTGGCACGACCCACGGATACCACG GGACCTCAACAGTGTGAGTTGTGAAGATCTAGGACCACTGCCTCCGGGCTGGGAGGTCAGGAGCACAGTGTCAGGAAGGATTTATTTTGTGGACCATAATAACAGAACGACGCAGTTCACGGATCCCAGACTGCACCACATACTGAG TCAGCACTCGCAGGCCAAGGAGTCAAGTCAGGCTTTGCCTATGCAGACGGAAGGCCCAGCGGAGGAGGGGGGTGGCAGCAGCGGCGAGGGTGAGCTCTCCATGCGCTGTGAGCGGGACCTCGTCCAGAAACTGAAGCTGTTGCGCCATGAGCTGTCCCTGCAGCAGCCGCAGGCGGGTCACTGCCGTATTGAGGTGTCCCGCCAGGAGATTTTTGAG GAGTCTTACAGACAGATTATGAAAATGAGAGCGAAGGACCTGAAGAAGCGGCTGATGGTCAAGTTCCGTGGTGAAGAGGGTCTAGACTATGGCGGTGTGGCCAG GGAATGGCTCTATCTCCTCTGCCATGAGATGTTGAACCCGTACTACGGCCTCTTCCAGTACTCCACAGACAACATCTACACTCTGCAGATAAACCCAGACTCCTCCATCAATCCC GACCACCTTTCCTACTTCCACTTTGTGGGACGCATCATGGGCCTGGCTGTGTTTCACGGACACTACATCAACGGGGGCTTCACGCTGCCCTTCTACAAACAGCTGCTGGGGAAGCCCATCCAGCTATGTGACCTGGAGACGGTGGACCCTGAGCTGCACAAGAGCTTAGTGTGGATCTT AGAGAATGACATCACTCCTGTTCTGGACCACACTTTCTGTGTGGAGCACAATGCTTATGGTAAATTCCTCCAGCACGAACTGAAACCCAACGGGAGGAACGTCCCTGTTACGGAGGAGAACAAAAAAGAGTATGTGAG GCTCTATGTGAACTGGAGGTTCATGAGGGGAATCGAAGCCCAGTTCCTGGCCCTGCAGAAAGGCTTCAACGAGTTAATCCCACAACATCTGCTGAAGCCTTTTGACAACAAGGAACTTGAG CTAATCATCGGGGGTCTGGGAAAGATTGATCTGAATGACTGGAAGGCCAACACGCGGTTGAAGCACTGCACACCTGACAGCAACGTGGTCAAGTGGTTCTGGCAGGCCATGGAGACCTTTGACGAGGAGCGGAGGGGTCGGCTGCTCCAGTTCGTCACAGGCTCCACGCGTGTCCCCCTACAGGGCTTCAAGGCGCTACAAG GTTCTGCAGGGCCGAGACTCTTTACTATCCACCTGATCGACGCGAACACGGACAACCTACCCAAAGCTCACACGTG TTTCAACCGGATTGACATCCCGCCATACGAGTCATATGAGAAGCTGTACGAGAAGCTCTTGACGGCTGTGGAAGAGACGTGCGGCTTCGCAGTAGAGTGA
- the LOC108922548 gene encoding E3 ubiquitin-protein ligase SMURF1 isoform X1 gives MSNPAGTRRSGSSIKIRLTVLCAKNLAKKDFFRFQVMNACLWTHRTFCATGLPDPFAKVVVDGSGQCHSTDTVKSTLDPKWNQHYDLYVGKADSITISVWNHKKIHKKQGAGFLGCVRLLSNAISRMKDTGYQRLDLCKLTPSDSDTVRGQIIVSLQTRDRIGGGGPVVDCRGLLESEGPVFEDSGPGRPLSCFMEEPLPYTDSTGAAGGGGSGCRIPESPNQELQTQRIRTQEGRGGHGHTPQSRPHGHQSPDLPEGYEQRTTIQGQVYFLHTQTGVSTWHDPRIPRDLNSVSCEDLGPLPPGWEVRSTVSGRIYFVDHNNRTTQFTDPRLHHILSQHSQAKESSQALPMQTEGPAEEGGGSSGEGELSMRCERDLVQKLKLLRHELSLQQPQAGHCRIEVSRQEIFEESYRQIMKMRAKDLKKRLMVKFRGEEGLDYGGVAREWLYLLCHEMLNPYYGLFQYSTDNIYTLQINPDSSINPDHLSYFHFVGRIMGLAVFHGHYINGGFTLPFYKQLLGKPIQLCDLETVDPELHKSLVWILENDITPVLDHTFCVEHNAYGKFLQHELKPNGRNVPVTEENKKEYVRLYVNWRFMRGIEAQFLALQKGFNELIPQHLLKPFDNKELELIIGGLGKIDLNDWKANTRLKHCTPDSNVVKWFWQAMETFDEERRGRLLQFVTGSTRVPLQGFKALQGSTGSAGPRLFTIHLIDANTDNLPKAHTCFNRIDIPPYESYEKLYEKLLTAVEETCGFAVE, from the exons tGTTGTGTGCCAAGAACCTGGCGAAGAAAGACTTCTTCC GGTTCCAAGTGATGAAcgcgtgtctttggactcacCGCACATTCTGTGCCACAGGATTACCAGACCCCTTTGCCAAGGTGGTGGTGGACGGATCGGGACAGTGTCACTCCACCGACACGGTGAAGAGCACGTTGGATCCGAAGTGGAACCAGCACTATGATCT GTATGTGGGGAAGGCAGACTCCATCACCATTAGCGTGTGGAACCACAAGAAGATCCACAAGAAACAAGGAGCAGGCTTCCTGGGCTGCGTGCGCCTCCTCTCCAATGCCATCAGCCGCATGAAGGACACCGGGT ACCAGCGGCTGGACCTGTGCAAGCTCACTCCCAGTGACAGCGACACAGTTCGAGGCCAAATCATTG TAAGCCTTCAGACCCGTGATCGGATAGGAGGCGGAGGGCCTGTGGTGGACTGCCGGGGACTTCTGGAGAGTGAAGG ACCTGTCTTTGAGGACTCAGGACCAGGCAGGCCACTCAGCTGCTTCATGGAGGAGCCACTGCCCTATACAGACAGCACTGGTGCTGCTGGCGGCGGGGGGAGTGGCTGCCGCATCCCAGAATCACCCAATCAGGAGCTTCAGACACAGCGAATCAGAACCCAAGAGGGCAGAGGAGGGCATGGACACACCCCTCAAAGCCGGCCACACGGACATCAGTCACCAGACCTGCCTGAGGGTTATG AACAAAGGACAACCATCCAAGGCCAAGTTTACTTCCTGCACACCCAGACCGGCGTCAGCACCTGGCACGACCCACGGATACCACG GGACCTCAACAGTGTGAGTTGTGAAGATCTAGGACCACTGCCTCCGGGCTGGGAGGTCAGGAGCACAGTGTCAGGAAGGATTTATTTTGTGGACCATAATAACAGAACGACGCAGTTCACGGATCCCAGACTGCACCACATACTGAG TCAGCACTCGCAGGCCAAGGAGTCAAGTCAGGCTTTGCCTATGCAGACGGAAGGCCCAGCGGAGGAGGGGGGTGGCAGCAGCGGCGAGGGTGAGCTCTCCATGCGCTGTGAGCGGGACCTCGTCCAGAAACTGAAGCTGTTGCGCCATGAGCTGTCCCTGCAGCAGCCGCAGGCGGGTCACTGCCGTATTGAGGTGTCCCGCCAGGAGATTTTTGAG GAGTCTTACAGACAGATTATGAAAATGAGAGCGAAGGACCTGAAGAAGCGGCTGATGGTCAAGTTCCGTGGTGAAGAGGGTCTAGACTATGGCGGTGTGGCCAG GGAATGGCTCTATCTCCTCTGCCATGAGATGTTGAACCCGTACTACGGCCTCTTCCAGTACTCCACAGACAACATCTACACTCTGCAGATAAACCCAGACTCCTCCATCAATCCC GACCACCTTTCCTACTTCCACTTTGTGGGACGCATCATGGGCCTGGCTGTGTTTCACGGACACTACATCAACGGGGGCTTCACGCTGCCCTTCTACAAACAGCTGCTGGGGAAGCCCATCCAGCTATGTGACCTGGAGACGGTGGACCCTGAGCTGCACAAGAGCTTAGTGTGGATCTT AGAGAATGACATCACTCCTGTTCTGGACCACACTTTCTGTGTGGAGCACAATGCTTATGGTAAATTCCTCCAGCACGAACTGAAACCCAACGGGAGGAACGTCCCTGTTACGGAGGAGAACAAAAAAGAGTATGTGAG GCTCTATGTGAACTGGAGGTTCATGAGGGGAATCGAAGCCCAGTTCCTGGCCCTGCAGAAAGGCTTCAACGAGTTAATCCCACAACATCTGCTGAAGCCTTTTGACAACAAGGAACTTGAG CTAATCATCGGGGGTCTGGGAAAGATTGATCTGAATGACTGGAAGGCCAACACGCGGTTGAAGCACTGCACACCTGACAGCAACGTGGTCAAGTGGTTCTGGCAGGCCATGGAGACCTTTGACGAGGAGCGGAGGGGTCGGCTGCTCCAGTTCGTCACAGGCTCCACGCGTGTCCCCCTACAGGGCTTCAAGGCGCTACAAG gcTCTACAGGTTCTGCAGGGCCGAGACTCTTTACTATCCACCTGATCGACGCGAACACGGACAACCTACCCAAAGCTCACACGTG TTTCAACCGGATTGACATCCCGCCATACGAGTCATATGAGAAGCTGTACGAGAAGCTCTTGACGGCTGTGGAAGAGACGTGCGGCTTCGCAGTAGAGTGA